Proteins encoded together in one Acholeplasma hippikon window:
- a CDS encoding PTS sugar transporter subunit IIC: MNETVDQKSKKSAEVKSFLYKSLNAMTFGIFGTIVVGAIIQTLGVVTGIAALGRLSAILTSLLGMGIGLSIGLALKVDGLKLVMLSVAGGIATQFGVDFSMEGWLNPTKVPNNPVTAYLVVVAVYFVIKYVFRKKTAYDLFFIPLVTSLSALFAVYLFSWPIDKLMEAIYATIKFFMTSEPYLTSAFVGLIFGILLTLPFISSAGVAIAVFTVPFKANDPIAIIAMCAAVVGCTAQMVGFAIQSTRKNDIGTIFTIGVASSMFQFKNVMKKLITWVPTLIASFVLPPLCYLLFGGYGWFINGIPAGHSFTAAWPGMGSSGIVGQLQVLTIGNFSVEAWLFVAAQVLLPAVLVFGLDTLFIKLKWYESTDLILDASL; this comes from the coding sequence ATGAATGAAACCGTTGATCAAAAAAGTAAGAAAAGCGCAGAAGTAAAGAGTTTTTTATATAAATCACTTAATGCGATGACATTTGGTATTTTTGGTACGATTGTTGTCGGCGCGATTATTCAAACTTTAGGTGTTGTAACAGGAATTGCAGCACTTGGCAGGTTATCTGCAATTCTTACAAGTTTACTTGGGATGGGGATTGGATTAAGTATTGGATTAGCACTTAAAGTAGATGGCTTAAAGTTAGTTATGCTATCTGTTGCTGGTGGTATTGCAACACAATTTGGTGTTGATTTTAGTATGGAAGGTTGGTTGAATCCAACAAAAGTGCCAAATAACCCAGTAACTGCGTATTTAGTTGTTGTCGCAGTATATTTTGTTATAAAGTACGTATTTAGAAAGAAAACTGCGTATGATTTATTCTTTATTCCGTTAGTCACATCGTTATCAGCTTTATTTGCCGTGTATTTATTCTCATGGCCAATTGATAAATTAATGGAAGCAATTTATGCAACAATTAAGTTCTTTATGACTTCAGAGCCATATTTAACTTCAGCATTTGTTGGATTAATCTTTGGTATTTTATTAACTTTACCGTTTATTTCAAGTGCAGGAGTTGCTATTGCAGTATTTACAGTACCATTTAAAGCGAATGATCCAATTGCGATTATTGCAATGTGTGCTGCAGTTGTTGGATGTACTGCACAAATGGTTGGATTTGCAATTCAATCAACAAGAAAAAATGATATTGGAACAATTTTTACAATTGGTGTAGCAAGTTCAATGTTCCAATTTAAAAATGTTATGAAAAAACTTATTACTTGGGTTCCAACATTAATTGCTTCATTTGTGTTACCACCATTATGCTATTTATTATTTGGTGGTTATGGTTGGTTTATTAATGGAATTCCAGCAGGACACAGTTTTACAGCAGCATGGCCAGGAATGGGTTCAAGTGGTATTGTTGGTCAACTTCAAGTATTAACAATTGGTAACTTTAGCGTAGAAGCTTGGTTATTCGTTGCTGCACAAGTGTTATTACCTGCAGTTTTAGTATTTGGATTAGATACATTGTTTATCAAATTAAAATGGTACGAGTCAACTGATTTGATTTTAGATGCCTCATTGTAA
- a CDS encoding ABC transporter permease — protein MKTIGIIIKKELRRFFTDKRMLISLILPGILIFVIYNFMGSAFQNTFKPNTEYVVYIENEPVELKGLLEIDGLTFKINEEELTQEEILERIKNKEIDAYIFYEEDFYNKMIAYNPSLGTKAPNIEIYYNSSNQDSQNFYAIYTSGLETFETTISNKFDINNSETKYDLATDEDMSVMIISMMLPFLLMTFLFTGAMGICTESIAGEKERGTIATLLITPAKRHELALGKIIALGITSLTSALASFIGLMASLPALLGDGITLSVYGFGTLALVLLVIMFTVLFFTTALSIISAFAKTVKEASSLAVPLMMLVMLVGVTGFMNTSVTSNSLLYLLPIYNSIQCFSGLLSLTINPLNLLLTIISNGVMIGIGVFVLAKMFNSEKIMFNK, from the coding sequence ATGAAGACAATAGGAATCATTATTAAAAAAGAACTTAGAAGATTCTTTACAGATAAAAGAATGCTTATCAGTTTAATACTTCCTGGTATTTTAATCTTTGTTATTTATAACTTTATGGGTTCTGCATTCCAAAACACATTTAAGCCAAATACGGAATATGTTGTCTACATTGAAAATGAGCCAGTAGAGTTAAAAGGTTTATTAGAGATTGATGGTCTGACATTTAAAATAAATGAAGAAGAGTTAACACAAGAAGAGATTTTAGAACGAATTAAAAATAAAGAAATTGATGCGTATATCTTCTATGAAGAAGATTTTTACAACAAGATGATTGCTTATAATCCTAGTTTAGGAACTAAAGCTCCAAATATTGAAATTTATTATAATTCATCAAATCAAGATTCTCAAAATTTTTACGCAATTTATACTTCAGGATTAGAAACTTTTGAAACAACAATTTCAAACAAGTTTGATATCAATAATTCTGAAACAAAATATGATTTAGCAACTGATGAAGATATGTCAGTGATGATCATTAGCATGATGTTACCATTCCTATTAATGACATTCTTATTCACGGGTGCAATGGGTATCTGTACAGAATCAATTGCTGGTGAAAAAGAACGTGGAACAATTGCTACTTTATTAATTACACCTGCGAAACGTCATGAATTAGCTTTAGGTAAGATTATTGCCTTAGGTATTACATCACTAACATCAGCACTTGCATCATTCATCGGTTTAATGGCATCTTTACCTGCACTTTTAGGTGATGGAATTACCTTAAGTGTCTATGGTTTTGGCACATTGGCATTAGTATTATTAGTGATTATGTTTACTGTATTATTCTTCACAACAGCATTATCTATTATTTCTGCATTTGCAAAAACTGTAAAAGAAGCATCTTCTTTAGCGGTTCCATTAATGATGCTTGTGATGCTTGTTGGAGTAACAGGATTTATGAATACATCAGTTACATCAAATTCGCTTTTATACTTATTACCAATCTACAACTCAATTCAATGCTTCAGCGGTTTATTAAGTTTAACGATTAATCCATTAAACTTATTATTAACGATTATTTCAAATGGCGTGATGATTGGCATTGGTGTGTTTGTATTAGCTAAGATGTTTAACAGCGAAAAGATTATGTTTAATAAATAG
- a CDS encoding ABC transporter ATP-binding protein has translation MRNYLKLIKLTKGKNHHLYIGIIFALFASICMLVAPLYLRTILNNILVHDVKIDLYIVLSLYILGGILTWLSSVFATKYAVYTMEFLRDKLTEKVFNVPIGFLDKTPFGSIINNYTTDVEIIYDGTSHLFSQAFMSIFMMVGSLGLMIYLNVYLAIMVTVLSLLILFVTKKLNKLSEKHYFNLQKNNAELNGLTNEFISEHKLIYSYNYEEIALKRFEEKATELKDSSKRANVISALSNPTTRFINNIIFILIGFIVGYVFTDNFEIGLLTSFIAYSQSFSKPINDLTNLSSILMASTKCMDRVFDLLDEKNEIDLHEFDKEDIFKKGNISINHLYFAYDKRYPLIEDLSLEIKRGDKIAIVGPTGAGKSTLINLLLRFYDAREGNIMIDNKNIDHVSKRALRESIGLVLQEPWLFEGTIYENITYGKEDATMEDVIYASKLAGADEFIQTLKDGYQAKVLEDGRNLSIGQRQLITIARALILDSTILILDEATSNVDRLMERELQKTFKHIIKNKTSFFIAHRLSNVVDSTAIIVMDKGKIVEIGNHEALMNKKGFYYNLFQSQFTV, from the coding sequence ATGAGAAATTATTTAAAATTAATTAAATTAACAAAGGGGAAAAATCATCACCTTTATATTGGAATCATCTTTGCCTTATTTGCTAGTATATGTATGCTTGTTGCGCCACTATACTTAAGAACAATTCTTAATAATATCTTGGTTCATGATGTCAAAATAGATTTATACATTGTATTATCACTTTATATATTAGGTGGTATACTCACTTGGTTAAGTTCAGTATTCGCAACTAAATATGCAGTTTATACAATGGAATTCTTGCGTGATAAACTTACAGAAAAAGTATTTAATGTGCCAATTGGATTTTTAGATAAAACACCTTTTGGTAGTATCATCAATAACTATACAACAGATGTAGAAATCATTTATGATGGAACTTCCCACCTTTTTAGCCAGGCCTTTATGAGCATCTTCATGATGGTTGGCTCATTAGGATTAATGATCTATTTAAATGTTTATTTAGCTATCATGGTGACGGTTTTATCGCTACTTATTTTATTTGTAACTAAAAAATTAAATAAACTAAGTGAAAAGCATTACTTTAACTTACAAAAGAACAATGCAGAGTTAAATGGCCTTACAAATGAGTTTATTAGTGAACACAAACTCATTTATTCATATAACTATGAAGAAATAGCTTTAAAACGATTTGAAGAAAAAGCAACTGAATTAAAAGATTCAAGTAAACGTGCAAATGTTATATCTGCTTTATCAAATCCAACCACACGTTTCATTAATAATATTATCTTTATCTTAATTGGTTTTATTGTTGGTTATGTCTTTACGGATAATTTTGAAATTGGTTTACTTACAAGTTTTATTGCATATAGCCAATCATTCTCTAAGCCTATAAATGATTTAACAAACCTTTCATCAATCTTAATGGCAAGTACGAAATGTATGGATAGAGTATTTGATTTATTAGATGAAAAGAATGAAATTGATCTACATGAATTTGATAAAGAAGATATCTTTAAAAAAGGAAATATCTCAATTAATCACTTATACTTTGCATATGATAAGCGTTATCCATTAATTGAAGATTTAAGTTTAGAAATTAAGCGTGGCGATAAAATCGCGATTGTTGGTCCTACTGGAGCAGGTAAGTCAACATTAATTAATCTTCTTTTAAGATTTTATGATGCAAGAGAAGGTAACATCATGATTGATAATAAAAATATTGACCATGTAAGTAAACGCGCTTTACGTGAAAGTATTGGCCTTGTGTTACAAGAACCATGGTTATTTGAAGGTACGATTTATGAAAACATCACTTATGGTAAAGAAGATGCAACGATGGAAGATGTTATCTATGCTTCTAAATTAGCCGGTGCAGATGAATTTATTCAAACGTTAAAAGATGGTTATCAAGCAAAAGTATTAGAAGATGGTCGTAACCTATCTATTGGTCAACGTCAGTTAATCACAATTGCAAGAGCACTTATTTTAGATTCAACAATTTTAATTTTAGATGAAGCAACTTCAAATGTAGATAGATTAATGGAAAGAGAACTGCAAAAGACATTCAAACACATCATTAAAAACAAGACAAGTTTCTTTATTGCCCACCGCTTATCTAATGTTGTTGATTCAACCGCAATTATTGTGATGGATAAAGGAAAAATCGTTGAAATCGGAAATCATGAAGCTTTAATGAATAAAAAAGGTTTTTATTATAACTTATTTCAAAGCCAATTTACAGTGTAA
- a CDS encoding rhodanese-like domain-containing protein translates to MFQKITTSELEKLMQLGNIKIIDVREKDEVDSGHIEGIIHIPLGELTSHLNKLKKNQVYYIICRTGNRSHIAAEILTELGYKVVNILGGMSCYNGELA, encoded by the coding sequence ATGTTTCAAAAGATTACAACCTCAGAATTAGAAAAGTTAATGCAACTAGGCAATATTAAAATTATTGATGTAAGAGAAAAAGATGAAGTTGATAGTGGCCATATTGAAGGTATCATTCATATTCCATTAGGAGAATTAACGAGTCATTTAAATAAACTTAAGAAAAATCAAGTTTACTATATTATTTGTAGAACAGGCAACCGTAGTCACATTGCAGCTGAAATATTAACAGAATTAGGTTATAAAGTTGTCAATATTCTTGGTGGTATGAGTTGTTATAACGGTGAACTTGCATAA
- a CDS encoding SRPBCC domain-containing protein, with the protein MKISIDAHINEDILKVWDYYNDPKHIVKWNQASSDWHSPHAVNHLKVGGTFSYRMEAKDGSAGFDFTGKYTEIQKPFILKYVLDDGREVDVLFKIMGSGTHVFLSFDPEDEYPEEFQKQGWNAILQSFKKYCESLKEKAD; encoded by the coding sequence ATGAAAATTTCAATTGATGCACATATCAATGAAGATATTTTAAAAGTGTGGGATTATTATAATGATCCTAAACATATAGTGAAATGGAACCAAGCCTCATCTGATTGGCATTCACCACATGCAGTTAATCATTTAAAGGTCGGAGGAACCTTTAGTTATCGTATGGAAGCTAAAGATGGTTCAGCAGGATTTGATTTTACAGGTAAATATACTGAAATTCAAAAACCATTTATTTTAAAATATGTACTTGATGATGGTAGAGAAGTTGATGTTTTATTTAAAATCATGGGCAGTGGTACACATGTATTCTTATCATTTGATCCTGAAGATGAGTATCCAGAAGAATTCCAAAAACAAGGTTGGAATGCAATCTTACAATCATTTAAAAAATATTGTGAATCACTAAAAGAAAAAGCAGATTAA
- a CDS encoding PrsW family glutamic-type intramembrane protease, translated as MDKIIYFFTGIKNIEKFDYKIFFSKSFTNRNKKEIIYFDNLPIPYLWTRVFLFMLGLSLVSFLNTIYVGVYAFPWLTLIAASVIPMTFTVFFYEIMKDKIIGIGKAIIIFFIATTLSLFIVGQINFGVSDFVDTVMIAPLIEEFAKMFTIYIVIKNVKAKKVSQGVFIGFLVGAGFQIAETMGYATIWGINGLIRSQSIDYTVLFRRSAHAFMSHALFGALHGMGIILSIRLKNNVWIKISLLALVSHMAWNFVAVMMLPSFFEESLFILIDLLFIPCFFMLLNVSLYDDKSVIIEDVMIN; from the coding sequence ATGGACAAAATAATATATTTTTTTACTGGTATAAAAAATATTGAAAAGTTTGATTATAAAATTTTCTTTTCTAAATCTTTTACGAATAGAAATAAAAAGGAAATCATCTATTTTGATAATTTACCGATACCTTATTTATGGACAAGAGTTTTCTTGTTTATGTTAGGTTTATCCTTAGTGTCTTTTTTAAATACAATTTATGTTGGAGTTTATGCTTTTCCTTGGTTAACACTCATAGCAGCAAGTGTTATTCCGATGACATTTACAGTATTTTTCTATGAAATTATGAAAGATAAAATTATTGGCATTGGTAAAGCAATTATTATCTTTTTTATCGCAACAACCTTATCTTTATTTATAGTTGGACAAATTAATTTTGGTGTAAGTGATTTTGTTGATACTGTTATGATTGCCCCACTCATCGAAGAATTTGCGAAAATGTTTACGATTTATATCGTTATTAAAAATGTTAAAGCCAAAAAGGTAAGCCAAGGTGTTTTTATCGGATTTTTAGTTGGTGCAGGTTTCCAAATTGCAGAAACAATGGGCTATGCAACTATCTGGGGAATCAATGGCTTGATTAGAAGCCAGTCAATTGATTATACGGTTTTATTTAGAAGATCAGCACATGCATTTATGTCACATGCTTTATTTGGTGCTCTACATGGTATGGGCATCATATTAAGTATAAGATTAAAAAATAATGTTTGGATTAAAATATCATTATTAGCATTAGTTAGTCATATGGCATGGAATTTTGTAGCGGTTATGATGTTACCATCATTCTTTGAAGAATCACTTTTCATTTTGATTGATTTATTATTTATTCCATGTTTCTTTATGTTATTAAATGTTTCACTGTATGATGATAAGTCTGTAATTATTGAAGACGTTATGATTAACTAA
- a CDS encoding nicotinate phosphoribosyltransferase → MEKRNLSLLTDFYELTMANGFFLDGRENEIAVFDVFFRRVPDDGGYAILAGLESIIDYIENLKFTAEEIEFLRSKKIFSEGFLNYLANFKFTSDVFAIEEGTPIFPNEPIFVIKGPIIECQLIETMVLLSYNHQSLIATKASRIVREAKGRAVLEFGARRAHSYDAAIIGARSAYIGGVIGTSNTISDMYYGIPALGTMAHSYVQSFDSEYEAFKSYALNYPDNTVLLVDTYDTLNQGVPNAIKVHNEVLVPMGKKLKGIRIDSGDLAYLSKKVREMLDNAGLTETTITVSNSLDEYLIRDLIVHQDAKIDTFGVGERLITARSEAVFGGVYKLSAIERNGILVPRIKISDNVAKTTIPGFKQVYRFYDENNMAIADVITLFDEVIDESKPYMLFDPNAPWKEKLVSNFKAVPLLTKIFDNGKLIYKKPSLKEIRAKKEQLFGTLWKEVIRLQNPHEYYVDLSKPLWDLRQEMITKHRSR, encoded by the coding sequence ATGGAAAAAAGAAATTTAAGTCTGTTAACTGACTTCTATGAGTTAACAATGGCAAACGGATTTTTCTTAGATGGTAGAGAAAATGAAATTGCCGTATTTGATGTATTCTTTAGAAGAGTTCCAGATGATGGTGGTTATGCTATCTTAGCTGGATTGGAATCAATTATTGATTACATTGAAAATTTAAAATTTACAGCTGAGGAGATTGAATTCTTAAGATCTAAGAAGATTTTTTCGGAAGGTTTTTTAAATTATTTAGCAAACTTTAAGTTCACTTCTGATGTTTTTGCAATAGAAGAAGGAACACCAATCTTCCCAAATGAACCAATCTTTGTTATCAAAGGACCAATTATTGAATGTCAATTAATAGAAACAATGGTATTACTTTCTTATAACCATCAATCTTTAATTGCAACGAAAGCATCTAGAATTGTCAGAGAAGCAAAAGGGAGAGCAGTACTTGAATTTGGTGCACGTCGTGCACACTCATATGATGCTGCAATCATTGGGGCAAGAAGTGCTTACATCGGTGGCGTGATTGGAACTTCTAATACTATCTCTGATATGTACTATGGCATTCCAGCATTGGGAACAATGGCGCATTCTTATGTTCAAAGTTTTGATAGTGAATATGAAGCATTTAAGTCATATGCATTAAATTATCCGGATAATACAGTCTTATTAGTGGATACTTATGATACCTTAAATCAAGGTGTGCCAAATGCAATTAAAGTACATAATGAAGTTTTAGTTCCAATGGGTAAGAAATTAAAAGGTATTCGTATTGACTCAGGAGACTTAGCTTATCTTTCTAAAAAAGTTAGAGAGATGTTAGATAATGCTGGTTTAACTGAAACTACAATTACAGTATCTAACTCATTAGATGAATATTTAATTCGTGACTTGATTGTTCATCAAGATGCAAAAATTGATACATTTGGCGTTGGGGAAAGACTAATTACTGCAAGAAGTGAAGCGGTATTTGGTGGTGTATATAAATTAAGTGCAATCGAAAGAAATGGAATTTTAGTTCCAAGAATTAAGATTTCTGATAATGTAGCAAAAACAACCATTCCTGGATTTAAACAAGTTTATCGTTTTTATGATGAAAACAATATGGCAATTGCCGATGTCATTACTTTATTTGATGAAGTAATTGATGAATCTAAACCATATATGTTATTTGATCCAAATGCACCATGGAAAGAAAAATTAGTTTCAAACTTTAAAGCAGTTCCTTTATTAACTAAGATATTTGATAATGGTAAATTAATTTATAAGAAACCATCATTAAAAGAAATTAGAGCAAAAAAAGAACAATTATTTGGTACTTTATGGAAAGAAGTTATTCGATTACAAAATCCTCATGAATATTATGTGGACTTATCAAAACCACTTTGGGATTTAAGACAAGAAATGATTACAAAACATAGATCAAGATAG
- a CDS encoding MATE family efflux transporter gives MQGEISENTKRMLYGKKTWLQMLLLSLPILINNLIKSFNGMVDIYFVSRMEGSSETISSAIAALNLHETFNNLILALGVGLSIGAMAVVSQFIGAKRYDKAKYFSGQFIALSVIVGIVLTIFILVTSWLIIPLMGAKGQTFEFAFSYFNIRSFELVGVVFFTVYQAIRQSQGSTVLPTIYNVLGILLNIVLTWYFVSVLKMGVMGSAWATLIGNMIFVPFMLLDLYRSKKYIKLKTKDLLPRKESIKELWPFAYPAALSHAITYFGFFIINVFVQRVYGDDISSAFATGNKLSSLLMNPIYAITTISAVFIGANIGHGKPERARKIYNESGVMTFSITVVAITIAIIYRKPFVEALVGPGNPYLVKVSIEYTIWLLLTQPAMAIFQNYMAIFNGSGNSDLGMKAQSFRLWVLRIPMLIILFIFFKNLSYSIVWIAMNVSNILALFHAHHLTKRVSLEVKVNIEDGGQTA, from the coding sequence ATGCAAGGCGAAATATCAGAAAATACAAAGCGCATGTTATATGGTAAAAAAACATGGCTTCAAATGCTTTTACTTTCTTTACCGATTTTAATTAATAATCTAATTAAGTCATTTAATGGTATGGTTGATATTTATTTTGTTTCAAGAATGGAAGGATCATCTGAAACAATTTCATCAGCTATAGCTGCACTTAATTTACATGAAACCTTTAATAACTTAATTCTAGCTTTAGGCGTAGGACTATCAATTGGTGCAATGGCTGTTGTTTCGCAGTTTATTGGCGCAAAACGTTATGATAAAGCCAAATACTTTAGTGGGCAATTTATTGCATTATCTGTTATTGTAGGAATCGTATTAACAATTTTCATCCTAGTAACTTCGTGGTTAATTATTCCACTCATGGGTGCTAAAGGACAAACATTTGAGTTTGCCTTTTCTTATTTTAATATTCGTTCATTTGAACTTGTTGGGGTTGTATTCTTTACAGTATATCAAGCAATTAGACAATCTCAAGGTTCAACAGTTTTACCTACGATATATAATGTTTTAGGAATCTTATTAAATATTGTACTGACTTGGTACTTTGTATCTGTTCTAAAAATGGGTGTCATGGGAAGTGCCTGGGCGACATTAATTGGTAACATGATTTTTGTTCCATTCATGTTATTGGATTTATATCGTTCAAAAAAATATATCAAATTAAAAACTAAAGATTTATTACCAAGAAAAGAATCAATTAAAGAACTGTGGCCATTTGCATATCCTGCTGCTTTATCACATGCAATTACTTATTTTGGATTCTTTATTATTAATGTGTTTGTTCAAAGGGTTTATGGGGATGATATTTCAAGTGCATTTGCAACTGGGAATAAACTATCATCACTCTTAATGAATCCAATATATGCAATCACAACCATTTCTGCAGTTTTTATTGGGGCAAACATAGGACATGGTAAACCAGAACGTGCAAGGAAAATTTATAATGAATCTGGCGTGATGACATTTTCTATCACAGTAGTTGCAATCACGATTGCGATTATTTATAGAAAACCATTTGTTGAAGCACTTGTTGGGCCAGGTAATCCTTATTTAGTTAAGGTATCTATCGAATATACGATTTGGTTACTATTAACACAACCAGCGATGGCAATTTTCCAAAACTACATGGCTATTTTCAATGGTAGTGGTAATAGTGATTTGGGTATGAAAGCTCAATCATTTAGATTATGGGTTTTACGAATACCAATGTTAATTATTTTATTTATATTTTTTAAAAATTTAAGTTATTCAATTGTATGGATTGCGATGAATGTTTCAAATATTCTTGCTTTATTCCATGCGCATCACCTCACAAAAAGAGTGAGTTTAGAAGTAAAAGTAAATATAGAAGATGGAGGACAAACCGCATGA
- a CDS encoding cupin domain-containing protein yields MFKNIEKSQVLKLANEINYQEGSVISKSIVQNKFVTVTLFAFDKGEGLSMHKSKGDAFVTVLDGTVKVTIDDKAYMLTIGDSIIMPANIMHGLEAVEKFKMQLTIVFPTE; encoded by the coding sequence ATGTTTAAAAATATTGAAAAGAGTCAAGTGTTAAAGTTAGCAAATGAAATTAATTATCAAGAAGGTTCAGTCATTTCTAAATCAATTGTTCAAAATAAATTTGTAACAGTGACATTATTCGCATTTGATAAGGGTGAAGGTTTGTCAATGCATAAGTCAAAAGGGGATGCGTTTGTAACAGTTTTAGATGGAACTGTAAAAGTAACCATTGATGATAAAGCATACATGTTAACTATAGGGGATTCAATCATCATGCCTGCTAATATTATGCATGGTTTAGAAGCAGTTGAAAAGTTTAAGATGCAATTAACAATTGTTTTTCCAACTGAATAA
- a CDS encoding ABC transporter ATP-binding protein, protein MKLRNYVKHKYKIFIGVSFKIIEAVIEILLPIGMSLMIDNGILKNDKNYILIASLMLIGLIIVAFISSITAQYYAYDISENYVKELRVDMYKKISKFSPTQYNEFTQSSLANRLTLDAYQSGNAISMSIRTASRAPFLVIGSLIAIYTIHPQFALILLISAGILLPLLVIFLRQSMKNYKEVQRKNDDLTKVVKSNLTGMRIIRAFRGEQKETTKFKVKNKDITKTMNKLNLFQLLTGPTTTIFMYTTLVIILFMAIPIANSGEFSISRLASIVTYTTQLTVALVSVMNLVMIYTRSISSNIRIRELLNMEIYEETEDKFLLPESIDSIEFENISYTYPRRSKPSVKNINLDLKKGEIIGLTGKTGSGKSTIMQMLAGYYSPQDGTILINGIPYNNFKLSDLRRKIGYVSQRAEFLKGTIYENIVMGNYKITEERVIEALKKAEAYDFVMKKPNGIYSLVEEKGTNFSGGQRQRLSLARAFANNYEVLILDDSFSALDFLTESMIRNRILTDFKDKILVLISVRKSTLLAANRIYVIDKGEIEAEGNNELLLHTSPLYGQLVED, encoded by the coding sequence ATGAAATTACGAAATTATGTTAAACACAAGTACAAAATATTTATTGGGGTTAGCTTTAAAATCATTGAAGCAGTGATTGAAATTCTATTACCGATTGGTATGAGTTTAATGATTGATAATGGTATTTTAAAAAATGATAAAAACTATATATTAATTGCATCACTTATGCTTATTGGATTAATTATTGTTGCCTTTATTTCAAGTATAACCGCACAATATTATGCTTATGACATCTCTGAAAACTATGTAAAAGAGTTAAGGGTTGATATGTATAAGAAAATTTCTAAATTTTCTCCAACTCAATATAATGAGTTTACACAATCAAGCTTAGCCAATCGCTTAACATTAGATGCTTATCAAAGTGGAAATGCAATTTCAATGAGTATTAGAACAGCCTCTCGTGCACCATTCTTAGTCATTGGTTCATTAATTGCTATTTACACCATTCATCCGCAATTTGCATTAATTTTATTAATATCTGCAGGTATTTTATTACCATTATTAGTTATTTTCTTAAGACAATCAATGAAGAACTATAAAGAAGTTCAACGTAAGAATGATGATTTAACAAAAGTAGTTAAGAGTAATTTAACAGGGATGCGTATCATCAGAGCATTTAGAGGGGAACAAAAAGAAACAACAAAGTTTAAAGTGAAAAATAAAGATATTACAAAGACGATGAATAAACTCAATTTATTCCAGTTATTAACAGGTCCTACAACAACTATCTTTATGTATACTACTTTAGTCATTATTTTATTTATGGCTATTCCAATTGCAAACTCAGGGGAGTTTTCAATTTCAAGATTAGCTAGTATTGTAACTTATACAACACAATTAACAGTCGCTTTAGTTTCTGTTATGAATTTAGTTATGATTTATACAAGAAGTATTTCATCTAATATTCGTATTAGAGAATTATTAAACATGGAAATTTATGAAGAAACTGAAGACAAATTCTTATTACCTGAATCAATTGATTCCATTGAGTTTGAAAATATTAGTTACACTTATCCAAGAAGAAGTAAACCTTCAGTTAAAAACATTAACCTAGACCTTAAAAAAGGCGAAATTATAGGATTAACTGGTAAAACGGGGTCTGGTAAATCAACAATCATGCAAATGCTAGCAGGTTACTATAGTCCACAGGATGGAACAATCCTAATTAATGGTATTCCATACAATAATTTCAAGTTATCTGATTTAAGAAGAAAAATTGGATATGTATCTCAACGTGCAGAATTCTTAAAAGGAACAATTTATGAAAATATTGTGATGGGTAACTATAAAATTACAGAAGAAAGAGTGATTGAAGCTTTAAAAAAGGCAGAAGCCTATGACTTTGTTATGAAAAAACCAAATGGTATTTATAGTTTAGTTGAAGAAAAAGGAACAAACTTCTCAGGGGGACAACGTCAACGCTTAAGTTTAGCTAGAGCGTTTGCGAATAACTATGAAGTCTTAATTTTAGATGACTCATTTAGTGCCCTTGATTTCTTAACGGAATCAATGATTAGAAATAGAATTTTAACAGACTTTAAAGATAAAATCTTAGTTTTAATTAGTGTTAGAAAATCTACTTTACTAGCAGCAAATAGAATATATGTCATCGATAAAGGTGAAATAGAAGCAGAAGGTAATAATGAATTATTACTTCATACATCACCATTATATGGACAACTAGTGGAGGATTAA